A genomic stretch from Microbacterium proteolyticum includes:
- a CDS encoding CoA-acylating methylmalonate-semialdehyde dehydrogenase, with product MANQSLVDVAVVSHWIDGAERASTSGRTAPVYNPATGAVQAEVALANQDEIDQAIASAEAGFRVWSTYSIAKRQAVLFAFRELLNARKPELARLVTSEHGKVVSDAMGEILRGQEVVELATGFPHLIKGAYSENASTGVDVYSLKQPLGVVGVISPFNFPVMVPLWFVPIALAAGNAVVLKPSEKDPSAALWMAKLWKEAGLPDGAFTVLQGDKLAVDGLLTSPVVQSISFVGSTPIAQYIYETASKNGKRVQALGGAKNHMLVLPDADLDLVADSAVNAGYGAAGERCMAISVVLAVEPVADDLVAKITERIKKLRIGNGAGVDGVEPDMGPLITDVHRDKVSSYVDIAEADGAKIVVDGRNYEVAGHEDGFFFGPTLIDGIPTTSRAYTEEIFGPVLSVVRVSSYEEGLDLINSGEFGNGTAIFTNDGGAARRFQNEVQVGMIGINVPIPVPVAYHSFGGWKKSLFGDAKAYGVHGFDFFTREKAVTSRWLDPATHGGINLGFPQNS from the coding sequence ATGGCAAATCAGTCGCTGGTCGACGTCGCGGTGGTCTCGCACTGGATCGACGGAGCGGAGCGTGCCTCGACCTCGGGCCGGACGGCGCCCGTGTACAACCCCGCGACCGGTGCCGTGCAGGCCGAGGTGGCTCTGGCGAACCAGGACGAGATCGATCAGGCGATCGCGTCCGCCGAGGCGGGGTTCCGCGTGTGGTCGACCTACTCGATCGCCAAGCGCCAGGCCGTCCTCTTCGCCTTTCGCGAGCTCCTCAACGCCCGAAAGCCCGAGCTGGCTCGCCTGGTGACCAGTGAGCACGGCAAAGTCGTCTCGGATGCCATGGGCGAGATCCTCCGCGGCCAGGAGGTCGTGGAGCTGGCCACCGGGTTCCCGCACCTGATCAAGGGCGCCTACAGCGAGAACGCCTCCACCGGCGTCGACGTCTACTCCCTCAAGCAGCCGCTGGGTGTAGTCGGCGTCATCTCCCCCTTCAACTTCCCCGTCATGGTGCCGCTGTGGTTCGTTCCCATCGCTCTCGCGGCGGGGAACGCGGTCGTGCTGAAGCCCTCCGAGAAGGACCCGTCGGCGGCGCTGTGGATGGCAAAGCTGTGGAAGGAAGCCGGGCTCCCCGACGGCGCGTTCACCGTCCTTCAGGGCGACAAGCTCGCCGTGGACGGTCTGCTGACCAGCCCGGTCGTGCAGTCGATCTCGTTCGTCGGGTCGACGCCGATCGCGCAGTACATCTACGAGACCGCGTCGAAGAACGGCAAGCGCGTGCAGGCCCTGGGTGGGGCGAAGAATCACATGCTCGTCCTGCCGGATGCCGACCTCGACCTCGTCGCCGATTCCGCCGTCAACGCCGGTTACGGTGCGGCCGGTGAGCGCTGCATGGCGATCAGCGTGGTCCTGGCGGTGGAGCCCGTCGCCGACGACCTCGTCGCGAAGATCACCGAGCGCATCAAGAAGCTGCGCATCGGCAACGGCGCGGGTGTCGACGGCGTCGAGCCCGACATGGGTCCGCTGATCACCGACGTGCACCGCGACAAGGTCTCGTCGTACGTCGACATCGCCGAGGCCGACGGCGCCAAGATCGTCGTCGACGGGCGCAACTACGAAGTCGCCGGCCACGAGGACGGCTTCTTCTTCGGCCCCACCCTCATCGACGGCATCCCCACCACGAGCCGGGCGTACACGGAGGAGATCTTCGGGCCCGTCCTCTCCGTCGTGCGGGTCTCCTCCTACGAGGAGGGCCTGGACCTGATCAACAGCGGCGAGTTCGGCAATGGCACCGCGATCTTCACGAACGACGGAGGAGCCGCCCGCCGCTTCCAGAACGAGGTGCAGGTCGGCATGATCGGCATCAACGTGCCCATCCCGGTCCCCGTCGCGTATCACTCGTTCGGCGGGTGGAAGAAGAGCCTGTTCGGCGACGCCAAGGCGTACGGTGTGCACGGCTTCGACTTCTTCACCCGCGAGAAGGCCGTCACCAGCCGCTGGCTCGACCCCGCCACCCACGGCGGCATCAACCTCGGCTTCCCCCAGAACAGCTGA
- a CDS encoding PucR family transcriptional regulator, giving the protein MPADLRSLMADPTFRLTPLASVDESTLAAPLAWAHNSDLPDPTPWLEPGGLLLTDGAPFLPPHSADPGDYVARLVGLGVRALGVSVGILLSEVPAPLIEQCARHGLPLLEVSRETPFMGIIKAVSDATAADERARLERSLLAQRRVARAALRPDGLSAILRELEQALQTWVALFDAAGARVLVPQTSGVPTALEDDVSEAVGTVLAGRRAAAARVSLGGVGEVMLQTLGQGGQLRGVLAVGIAGESFDRARQDLVDSVIALASISLEQSSTLDIARRRLRSGILELLAAGVTGVAGDTVRHLWGRLPAEPIRVARLAVAHSDDALDTHPLIPALEVVAEKRPGALFFAEQGEHVVAVFRDGDDAGLFDAAAPHGPTGGVSSRVGWDDFAVALTEARRAEERSSARQPVVFFDELAGAGILGHLEQTRAHEVARHILLPLADDVELRRILEVWLEHNGSWGPAADELGIHRHTLRHRVDGAAVRLGLDLDGFAGRAELWNALQLTAE; this is encoded by the coding sequence CCCCACCTTCCGCCTGACGCCCCTGGCATCCGTCGACGAGTCGACCCTCGCGGCTCCGCTCGCGTGGGCGCACAATTCCGATCTGCCCGACCCGACGCCGTGGCTCGAGCCGGGCGGCCTGCTGCTCACCGACGGCGCGCCGTTCCTCCCTCCGCACAGCGCCGACCCGGGCGACTACGTCGCGCGCCTGGTCGGTCTCGGGGTGCGTGCTCTCGGCGTCTCGGTCGGCATCCTCCTGTCGGAGGTGCCGGCCCCACTGATCGAGCAATGTGCGCGGCATGGTCTGCCGCTGCTGGAGGTGTCACGTGAGACGCCGTTCATGGGCATCATCAAGGCGGTGTCCGATGCGACGGCCGCCGACGAACGCGCGCGCCTGGAACGCTCCCTCCTCGCGCAGCGGCGGGTGGCGCGGGCCGCGCTCCGCCCCGACGGACTGAGCGCGATCCTGCGCGAACTCGAGCAGGCGCTGCAGACGTGGGTCGCGCTGTTCGACGCGGCCGGGGCGCGCGTGCTCGTGCCGCAGACGAGCGGTGTCCCCACCGCGCTCGAAGACGACGTGAGCGAAGCGGTCGGCACCGTCCTGGCCGGCCGACGGGCGGCGGCCGCCCGGGTGAGCCTCGGCGGGGTGGGCGAGGTGATGCTGCAGACCCTGGGCCAGGGCGGACAGCTCCGGGGAGTGCTCGCGGTGGGCATCGCCGGCGAATCCTTCGACCGGGCGCGGCAAGACCTCGTCGACAGCGTGATCGCCCTCGCCAGCATCTCGCTCGAACAGAGCAGCACGCTCGACATCGCACGTCGGCGTTTGCGCAGCGGCATCCTGGAATTGCTCGCCGCGGGCGTGACGGGGGTCGCGGGCGACACGGTGCGTCACCTGTGGGGGCGTCTGCCGGCGGAGCCGATCCGCGTGGCCCGCCTCGCCGTCGCGCACTCGGATGACGCGCTCGACACGCACCCGTTGATCCCGGCGCTCGAGGTGGTGGCCGAGAAGCGTCCCGGTGCGCTGTTCTTCGCCGAGCAGGGCGAGCACGTCGTGGCCGTGTTCCGCGACGGCGACGACGCGGGGCTCTTCGACGCGGCGGCACCGCACGGTCCGACGGGCGGGGTGTCGTCGCGTGTGGGGTGGGATGACTTCGCGGTGGCGCTCACCGAGGCGCGTCGCGCGGAGGAGCGCAGCTCGGCGCGACAGCCCGTCGTGTTCTTCGACGAGCTCGCCGGTGCGGGAATCCTCGGGCATCTCGAGCAGACGCGCGCGCACGAGGTCGCCCGCCACATCCTGCTCCCCCTCGCCGACGACGTCGAGCTCCGGCGCATCCTCGAGGTGTGGCTCGAGCACAACGGCTCGTGGGGACCGGCGGCCGACGAGCTCGGCATCCACCGTCACACCCTGCGCCACCGCGTCGACGGCGCAGCCGTGCGTCTCGGGCTCGACCTCGACGGCTTCGCCGGCCGCGCCGAGCTGTGGAACGCGCTGCAGCTGACGGCGGAATGA